One part of the Aquila chrysaetos chrysaetos chromosome 26, bAquChr1.4, whole genome shotgun sequence genome encodes these proteins:
- the TBC1D15 gene encoding TBC1 domain family member 15 isoform X2 → MVTTVSFKKKPHSNGDATTHANGESKWSFLFSLTDLKSIKRNKEGMGWSYLVFCLKDDVKLPALHFHHGDSKLLIKCLEKHVVLNESPQDKRILLVNSQNKSLSQSFENLFDESSYGLLQKLKKDPYTVTMGRFSKVTNYIFDSFRLSDPSSQRRPPSEMADFLNDAIPGLKINQQEEPGFEVITRIDLGKQPEVSRREPVSAEEWAKNMDSEGRILNVDYIKQLIFKGGLCHTLRKEAWKFLLGYFPWNSTKEERANLQKRKTDEYFRMKLQWKSVSEEQEKRNSRLRDYRSLIEKDVNRTDRTNKFYEGEDNPGLILLHDILMTYCMYDFDLGYVQGMSDLLSPLLYVMENEVDAFWCFVSYMDQMHQNFEEQMQGMKTQLIQLSTLLRLLDSGFCSYLESQDSGYLYFCFRWLLIRFKREFSFQDILRLWEVMWTELPCQNFHLLLCCAILESEKQQIMDKHYGFNEILKHINELSMKIDVEYILCKAEAISMQMMNCKELPQAVNEILGIESSSVTPDSDTGEDESGAVLSCPTSLYQSVSTPVIAANGTRDSTQQMSETQSLTPA, encoded by the exons ATGGTCACCACagtctcttttaaaaagaaacctcatTCAAATGGAG atgctACAACTCATGCAAATGGAGAAAGCAAGTGGTCGTTCCTGTTCAGTTTGACAGATTTGAAATCAATCAAACGAAACAAAGAGGGCATGGGATGGTCTTATTTGGTGTTCTGTCTGAAGGATGATGTGAAGCTTCCAGCTCTTCACTTTCATCATGGAGATAGCAAACTATTGATTAAATGCCTTGAAAAGCACGTTGTGCTGAATGA ATCTCCACAGGATAAACGGATTCTTCTCGTGAATTCTCAGAACAAGTCTCTGTCTCAgtcttttgaaaatctctttgATGAATCATCATATGGTTTATTACAA AAATTGAAGAAAGATCCATACACAGTAACAATGGGAAGATTTTCCAAAGTCACAAACTATATTTTTGACAGTTTCCGCTTAAGTGACCCTTCAAGTCAAAGGCGACCACCATCAGAAATGGCAGACTTTCTCAATGATGCTATTCCAGGGTTGAAGATAAATCAGCAGGAAGAACCAGGATTTGAAGTCATTACACGA aTCGATCTAGGAAAACAGCCTGAAGTTAGTAGAAGAGAGCCTGTGTCGGCTGAAGAATGGGCTAAGAATATGGATTCTgaaggaagaattttaaatgtCGACTACATAAAGCAATTGATATTCAAAGGG GGTCTCTGCCACACTTTAAGAAAAGAGGCATGGAAATTTCTGTTGGGGTATTTTCCTTGGAATAGCACTAAAGAAGAGAGAGCAAAtctgcaaaaaaggaaaac gGATGAATATTTCAGGATGAAACTGCAGTGGAAATCTGTCAGTGAGGAACAGGAAAAACGAAATTCAAGATTAAGAGATTACCGGAGTCTTATAG aaaaagaTGTAAACAGGACAGATCGAACAAATAAATTCTATGAAGGTGAAGATAATCCAGGATTGATTTTACTTCATGATATTTTGATGACCTATTGCATGTACGACTTTGACTTAG GTTATGTCCAGGGGATGAGCGACTTGCTTTCACCTCTCTTGTATGTTATGGAGAATGAAGTAGATGCCTTTTGGTGCTTTGTATCATACATGGATCAAATG CATCAGAATTTTGAAGAACAGATGCAGGGTATGAAGACACAACTAATTCAGCTGAGTACTTTGCTTCGTTTACTAGACAGTGGATTTTGCAGTTATTTAG AATCTCAAGACTCAGGCtacctttatttttgcttccgATGGCTTCTTATCAGATTTAAAAGGGAATTTAGCTTTCAAGATATTCTTCGACTCTGGGAG GTTATGTGGACGGAATTGCCTTGCCAGAATTTTCATCTTCTTCTTTGTTGTGCTATCTTAgaatctgaaaaacagcaaataatgGACAAGCACTATGgctttaatgaaatattaaag CATATCAATGAACTGTCTATGAAAATTGATGTGGAATATATactctgcaaagcagaagcaattTCTATGCAGATGATGAATTGCAAG GAATTGCCTCAAGCAGTTAATGAGATCCTGGGAATAGAAAGTAGTTCTGTAACACCAGATTCAGATACTGGAGAGGATGAAAGTGGAGCTGTGTTGAGTTGTCCTACGTCATTATACCAGAGTGTCTCAACACCTGTAATTGCTGCCAATGGAACAAGAGACAGCACTCAACAGATGTCTGAGACGCAGAGCTTGACACCTGCGTAA
- the TBC1D15 gene encoding TBC1 domain family member 15 isoform X1, which produces MAAPPSGKVIYEQEGVFIHSSCGKNDDQDSLISGVLRVIEKENEVIVDWRPLADTLDASNILCAGKDSSSVVEWTQTPKEKCSRGADRPISYEAEWDMVTTVSFKKKPHSNGDATTHANGESKWSFLFSLTDLKSIKRNKEGMGWSYLVFCLKDDVKLPALHFHHGDSKLLIKCLEKHVVLNESPQDKRILLVNSQNKSLSQSFENLFDESSYGLLQKLKKDPYTVTMGRFSKVTNYIFDSFRLSDPSSQRRPPSEMADFLNDAIPGLKINQQEEPGFEVITRIDLGKQPEVSRREPVSAEEWAKNMDSEGRILNVDYIKQLIFKGGLCHTLRKEAWKFLLGYFPWNSTKEERANLQKRKTDEYFRMKLQWKSVSEEQEKRNSRLRDYRSLIEKDVNRTDRTNKFYEGEDNPGLILLHDILMTYCMYDFDLGYVQGMSDLLSPLLYVMENEVDAFWCFVSYMDQMHQNFEEQMQGMKTQLIQLSTLLRLLDSGFCSYLESQDSGYLYFCFRWLLIRFKREFSFQDILRLWEVMWTELPCQNFHLLLCCAILESEKQQIMDKHYGFNEILKHINELSMKIDVEYILCKAEAISMQMMNCKELPQAVNEILGIESSSVTPDSDTGEDESGAVLSCPTSLYQSVSTPVIAANGTRDSTQQMSETQSLTPA; this is translated from the exons ATGGCGGCGCCTCCGAGCGGCAAG GTTATATATGAGCAAGAAGGagttttcattcattcatccTGCGGAAAAAATGATGACCAGGACAGCTTAATATCAGGAGTACTACGTGTCATAGAAAAG GAAAACGAAGTAATAGTAGACTGGAGACCACTGGCTGATACTTTGGATGCTTCTAATATTCTCTGTGCTGGGAAG gATTCCAGTTCTGTTGTGGAGTGGACTCAGACtcctaaagaaaaatgttcccGAGGAGCAGACCGTCCAATTAGTTATGAAGCAGAATGGGACATGGTCACCACagtctcttttaaaaagaaacctcatTCAAATGGAG atgctACAACTCATGCAAATGGAGAAAGCAAGTGGTCGTTCCTGTTCAGTTTGACAGATTTGAAATCAATCAAACGAAACAAAGAGGGCATGGGATGGTCTTATTTGGTGTTCTGTCTGAAGGATGATGTGAAGCTTCCAGCTCTTCACTTTCATCATGGAGATAGCAAACTATTGATTAAATGCCTTGAAAAGCACGTTGTGCTGAATGA ATCTCCACAGGATAAACGGATTCTTCTCGTGAATTCTCAGAACAAGTCTCTGTCTCAgtcttttgaaaatctctttgATGAATCATCATATGGTTTATTACAA AAATTGAAGAAAGATCCATACACAGTAACAATGGGAAGATTTTCCAAAGTCACAAACTATATTTTTGACAGTTTCCGCTTAAGTGACCCTTCAAGTCAAAGGCGACCACCATCAGAAATGGCAGACTTTCTCAATGATGCTATTCCAGGGTTGAAGATAAATCAGCAGGAAGAACCAGGATTTGAAGTCATTACACGA aTCGATCTAGGAAAACAGCCTGAAGTTAGTAGAAGAGAGCCTGTGTCGGCTGAAGAATGGGCTAAGAATATGGATTCTgaaggaagaattttaaatgtCGACTACATAAAGCAATTGATATTCAAAGGG GGTCTCTGCCACACTTTAAGAAAAGAGGCATGGAAATTTCTGTTGGGGTATTTTCCTTGGAATAGCACTAAAGAAGAGAGAGCAAAtctgcaaaaaaggaaaac gGATGAATATTTCAGGATGAAACTGCAGTGGAAATCTGTCAGTGAGGAACAGGAAAAACGAAATTCAAGATTAAGAGATTACCGGAGTCTTATAG aaaaagaTGTAAACAGGACAGATCGAACAAATAAATTCTATGAAGGTGAAGATAATCCAGGATTGATTTTACTTCATGATATTTTGATGACCTATTGCATGTACGACTTTGACTTAG GTTATGTCCAGGGGATGAGCGACTTGCTTTCACCTCTCTTGTATGTTATGGAGAATGAAGTAGATGCCTTTTGGTGCTTTGTATCATACATGGATCAAATG CATCAGAATTTTGAAGAACAGATGCAGGGTATGAAGACACAACTAATTCAGCTGAGTACTTTGCTTCGTTTACTAGACAGTGGATTTTGCAGTTATTTAG AATCTCAAGACTCAGGCtacctttatttttgcttccgATGGCTTCTTATCAGATTTAAAAGGGAATTTAGCTTTCAAGATATTCTTCGACTCTGGGAG GTTATGTGGACGGAATTGCCTTGCCAGAATTTTCATCTTCTTCTTTGTTGTGCTATCTTAgaatctgaaaaacagcaaataatgGACAAGCACTATGgctttaatgaaatattaaag CATATCAATGAACTGTCTATGAAAATTGATGTGGAATATATactctgcaaagcagaagcaattTCTATGCAGATGATGAATTGCAAG GAATTGCCTCAAGCAGTTAATGAGATCCTGGGAATAGAAAGTAGTTCTGTAACACCAGATTCAGATACTGGAGAGGATGAAAGTGGAGCTGTGTTGAGTTGTCCTACGTCATTATACCAGAGTGTCTCAACACCTGTAATTGCTGCCAATGGAACAAGAGACAGCACTCAACAGATGTCTGAGACGCAGAGCTTGACACCTGCGTAA